Proteins encoded in a region of the Zea mays cultivar B73 chromosome 2, Zm-B73-REFERENCE-NAM-5.0, whole genome shotgun sequence genome:
- the LOC100285142 gene encoding uncharacterized protein LOC100285142, with product MYIELPKGVPTKLFHCSIQASHVEVGIRGNPPYLNHDLTHPVKTDSSFWTIEDGEMHITLQKREKGKTWSSPIQGQGILDPYAADQEQKRLMLQRFQEENPGFDFSQAQFSGTCPDPRTFMGGIRSE from the exons ATGTACATCGAGCTCCCGAAGGGTGTGCCAACCAAGCTATTTCACTGCAGCATCCAGGCTAGCCACGTCGAGGTCGgcatccgcggcaacccgccataCCTCAAC CATGACCTGACACACCCAGTGAAGACTGACTCGTCGTTCTGGACAATAG AAGACGGTGAGATGCATATAACACTGCAAAAAAGAGAGAAGGGGAAAACATGGTCATCTCCAATACAAGGGCAAGGGATTTTGGATCCATATGCTGCAGATCAAGAGCAAAAGCGGCTTATGCTCCAAAGGTTTCAGGAAGAG AACCCTGGGTTCGACTTTTCACAGGCTCAGTTCAGTGGAACCTGCCCTGACCCAAGAACCTTCATGGGAGGGATACGCTCCGAGTGA
- the LOC100285142 gene encoding uncharacterized protein isoform X2 produces the protein MAENLAPEKRHSFVHNGQKVFEWDQTLEEVNMYIELPKGVPTKLFHCSIQASHVEVGIRGNPPYLNHDLTHPVKTDSSFWTIDGEMHITLQKREKGKTWSSPIQGQGILDPYAADQEQKRLMLQRFQEENPGFDFSQAQFSGTCPDPRTFMGGIRSE, from the exons ATGGCTGAGAATCTGGCGCCCGAGAAGCGCCACTCCTTCGTGCACAACG GGCAGAAGGTGTTCGAGTGGGACCAGACGCTGGAGGAGGTCAACATGTACATCGAGCTCCCGAAGGGTGTGCCAACCAAGCTATTTCACTGCAGCATCCAGGCTAGCCACGTCGAGGTCGgcatccgcggcaacccgccataCCTCAAC CATGACCTGACACACCCAGTGAAGACTGACTCGTCGTTCTGGACAATAG ACGGTGAGATGCATATAACACTGCAAAAAAGAGAGAAGGGGAAAACATGGTCATCTCCAATACAAGGGCAAGGGATTTTGGATCCATATGCTGCAGATCAAGAGCAAAAGCGGCTTATGCTCCAAAGGTTTCAGGAAGAG AACCCTGGGTTCGACTTTTCACAGGCTCAGTTCAGTGGAACCTGCCCTGACCCAAGAACCTTCATGGGAGGGATACGCTCCGAGTGA
- the LOC100285142 gene encoding uncharacterized protein isoform X1, translating to MAENLAPEKRHSFVHNGQKVFEWDQTLEEVNMYIELPKGVPTKLFHCSIQASHVEVGIRGNPPYLNHDLTHPVKTDSSFWTIEDGEMHITLQKREKGKTWSSPIQGQGILDPYAADQEQKRLMLQRFQEENPGFDFSQAQFSGTCPDPRTFMGGIRSE from the exons ATGGCTGAGAATCTGGCGCCCGAGAAGCGCCACTCCTTCGTGCACAACG GGCAGAAGGTGTTCGAGTGGGACCAGACGCTGGAGGAGGTCAACATGTACATCGAGCTCCCGAAGGGTGTGCCAACCAAGCTATTTCACTGCAGCATCCAGGCTAGCCACGTCGAGGTCGgcatccgcggcaacccgccataCCTCAAC CATGACCTGACACACCCAGTGAAGACTGACTCGTCGTTCTGGACAATAG AAGACGGTGAGATGCATATAACACTGCAAAAAAGAGAGAAGGGGAAAACATGGTCATCTCCAATACAAGGGCAAGGGATTTTGGATCCATATGCTGCAGATCAAGAGCAAAAGCGGCTTATGCTCCAAAGGTTTCAGGAAGAG AACCCTGGGTTCGACTTTTCACAGGCTCAGTTCAGTGGAACCTGCCCTGACCCAAGAACCTTCATGGGAGGGATACGCTCCGAGTGA
- the LOC100278156 gene encoding uncharacterized protein LOC100278156 isoform 2 (isoform 2 is encoded by transcript variant 2), with product MGAAENPPGPLPSLNSSKYTNGITLCLFLLHLAAAAAAMGFFVFKTVQEISQHPRSHDAQRERSLLRDWLLPVEGAVALSIVLAFAWQKAVRAWPRAMVRVILWSSFGVTLAVGALLMCFSMLATVGLGVAMVVFSIGTGLYACWVTRRVGFTARVFERAVQPVDKFHGLNGPAYLMVAAGFAWISVWCVAVIGAVNFRFPGLTILGLVVSLAWTAEVMRNVANLTVSRVIALYYLRGMQSSVQFSFHRALSHNLGSACLGSLFVPTIEALRILARGLNLLEGEDEFMFSCAHCCLHVMNAIFSFGNSWAFVHIAAYGRGFVQASRSTWSQFEALPGMAALVDSDITSSVCFLTGVTSGALCVALAGSWAFATHRHYTATVSLLAFYVGYLMTRIGMALPQACVGCYYVCYAENPTSRLFDGNIPNQLSKMQESRGPSVPTPRFPHRQHVGA from the exons GGGCCGCTTCCGTCGCTCAACTCAAGCAAGTACACCAACGGCATAACGCTGTGCCTCTTCCTGCTCCACCTTGCCGCCGCGGCAGCCGCCATGGGGTTCTTCGTGTTCAAGACCGTCCAGGAGATCAGCCAGCACCCAAGGTCGCACGACGCGCAGCGAGAGCGCAGCCTGCTGCGGGACTGGCTGCTGCCCGTGGAGGGCGCGGTGGCGCTCAGCATCGTGCTGGCCTTCGCGTGGCAGAAGGCCGTGCGCGCGTGGCCGCGCGCTATGGTGCGCGTCATCCTCTGGTCCAGCTTCGGTGTGACCCTGGCCGTGGGCGCGCTGCTCATGTGCTTCTCGATGCTGGCCACTGTGGGGCTGGGCGTGGCGATGGTGGTGTTCTCCATCGGCACCGGGCTGTACGCGTGCTGGGTGACGCGGCGTGTGGGCTTCACGGCGCGGGTGTTCGAGCGCGCGGTGCAGCCGGTGGATAAGTTCCACGGTTTGAATGGCCCCGCGTACCTGATGGTGGCGGCGGGCTTCGCGTGGATCTCCGTGTGGTGCGTGGCGGTGATCGGAGCTGTGAACTTCCGCTTCCCCGGGCTCACCATCCTGGGGCTGGTGGTCAGCCTGGCGTGGACCGCCGAGGTGATGCGGAACGTGGCGAACCTGACGGTGAGCCGGGTGATCGCGCTCTACTACCTGCGCGGCATGCAGTCGAGCGTGCAGTTCAGCTTCCACCGCGCGCTGTCGCACAACCTCGGCAGCGCCTGCCTGGGCTCGCTCTTCGTGCCCACCATCGAGGCGCTCCGCATCCTGGCGCGCGGGCTCAACCTGCTGGAGGGCGAGGACGAGTTCATGTTCTCCTGCGCGCACTGCTGCCTCCACGTCATGAACGCCatcttcagcttcggcaacagctgGGCCTTTGTCCAC ATCGCGGCGTACGGGCGAGGGTTCGTGCAGGCGTCGCGGAGCACGTGGAGCCAGTTCGAGGCGCTGCCGGGGATGGCGGCGCTGGTGGACTCGGACATCACCAGCTCCGTGTGCTTCCTGACGGGCGTGACGAGCGGCGCGCTGTGCGTGGCGCTGGCGGGGTCCTGGGCGTTCGCGACGCACCGGCACTACACGGCCACCGTGTCGCTGCTGGCCTTCTACGTCGGGTACCTGATGACCCGCATCGGCATGGCGCTGCCCCAGGCGTGCGTCGGCTGCTACTACGTCTGCTACGCCGAGAACCCCACGTCGCGGCTCTTCGACGGTAACATACCGAACCAGCTGAGCAAGATGCAGGAAAGCCGCGGCCCGTCCGTGCCGACGCCGCGGTTCCCGCACCGCCAGCACGTCGGCGCGTGA